A stretch of the Pseudomonas sp. ACM7 genome encodes the following:
- the glmU gene encoding bifunctional UDP-N-acetylglucosamine diphosphorylase/glucosamine-1-phosphate N-acetyltransferase GlmU codes for MSLEIVILAAGQGTRMRSALPKVLHPIAGNSMLGHVIHSARQLDPQRIHVVIGHGADAVRERLAADDLNFVLQDKQLGTGHAVAQAVPFIESDTVLILYGDVPLIEVETLQRLLKQVAPQQLGLLTVELDDPTGYGRIVRDADGKVTAIVEQKDANEAERAITEGNTGILALPFAQLAGWMSRLSNNNAQGEYYLTDVIAMAVSDGLVVATEQPHDAMEVQGANDRKQLSELERHYQLRAGRRLMAQGVTLRDPARFDVRGEITVGRDVLIDINVILEGKVIIEDDVVIGPNCVIKDSTLRKGVVIKANSHIEGAILGEGSDAGPFARLRPGTVLEARAHVGNFVELKNAHLGEGAKAGHLTYLGDAEIGARTNIGAGTITCNYDGANKWKTVLGEDVFIGSNNSLVAPVDISSGATTAAGSTITQNVDNAQLAVGRARQKNIDGWKRPEKIKKG; via the coding sequence ATGTCTTTAGAAATCGTTATCCTCGCTGCTGGTCAGGGCACTCGCATGCGTTCGGCACTGCCGAAGGTTCTGCATCCGATTGCCGGCAACTCGATGCTCGGCCATGTTATCCACAGCGCCCGGCAACTTGATCCACAGCGCATCCACGTCGTCATCGGCCATGGCGCCGATGCAGTGCGCGAGCGCCTGGCGGCTGATGATCTTAATTTCGTCCTGCAGGACAAACAGCTTGGGACTGGCCACGCGGTAGCTCAAGCGGTGCCTTTTATTGAGTCCGACACCGTCCTGATTCTTTATGGTGACGTGCCATTGATCGAAGTCGAGACCCTGCAGCGTCTGCTCAAGCAAGTAGCGCCGCAGCAACTGGGCTTGTTGACAGTAGAACTGGACGACCCGACCGGCTATGGCCGCATCGTCCGCGACGCCGACGGCAAAGTGACAGCCATCGTCGAGCAGAAGGACGCCAACGAAGCCGAACGAGCGATCACTGAAGGCAACACCGGCATTCTGGCGCTGCCGTTCGCGCAATTGGCTGGCTGGATGAGCCGTCTATCGAACAATAACGCCCAGGGCGAGTACTACCTGACCGACGTGATCGCCATGGCAGTCAGCGACGGTCTGGTGGTGGCAACCGAGCAACCCCACGACGCCATGGAAGTGCAGGGCGCCAACGACCGCAAGCAGCTTTCCGAGCTTGAGCGTCACTATCAGCTGCGCGCTGGTCGTCGGTTGATGGCTCAGGGCGTGACCCTGCGTGATCCGGCTCGTTTTGATGTACGCGGTGAAATCACCGTCGGCCGCGATGTGCTGATCGACATCAACGTGATCCTCGAAGGCAAGGTCATTATCGAGGACGACGTGGTGATCGGCCCGAACTGCGTGATCAAGGACAGCACCCTGCGCAAAGGTGTGGTGATCAAGGCCAACAGCCACATCGAAGGCGCGATTCTCGGCGAAGGCAGCGATGCCGGCCCGTTCGCTCGTTTGCGTCCAGGTACTGTGCTGGAAGCACGCGCCCATGTGGGTAACTTTGTTGAGTTGAAAAACGCTCACTTGGGCGAAGGCGCCAAGGCCGGTCATCTGACCTATCTGGGTGATGCCGAGATCGGCGCGCGTACCAACATCGGCGCGGGCACCATCACCTGCAACTACGACGGTGCCAATAAGTGGAAAACCGTGCTGGGTGAAGATGTGTTCATCGGTTCCAACAACTCGTTGGTTGCGCCTGTGGATATCTCTTCGGGTGCGACCACGGCGGCGGGTTCGACCATTACGCAGAATGTGGATAACGCGCAGTTGGCCGTGGGTCGTGCGCGGCAGAAGAATATCGATGGCTGGAAGCGGCCTGAGAAAATCAAGAAGGGTTGA
- a CDS encoding F0F1 ATP synthase subunit epsilon, whose translation MAMTVHCDIVSAEGEIFSGLVEMVVAHGALGDLGIALGHAPLITNLKPGPIRLIKQGGEEEVYYISGGFLEVQPNMVKVLADTVQRAADLDEASAQEAVKAAEKALHDRGAEFDYGSAAARLAEATAQLRTVQQIRKKFGH comes from the coding sequence ATGGCTATGACAGTCCATTGCGATATCGTCAGCGCGGAAGGGGAAATCTTCTCCGGCCTGGTCGAGATGGTGGTTGCGCACGGTGCACTGGGTGATCTTGGTATCGCCCTGGGTCACGCGCCGCTGATCACTAATCTCAAGCCGGGCCCGATCCGCCTGATCAAGCAGGGCGGGGAAGAGGAGGTGTATTACATCTCCGGCGGTTTCCTCGAGGTTCAGCCGAACATGGTCAAGGTACTTGCCGACACTGTGCAACGTGCTGCCGACCTGGACGAAGCCTCCGCTCAGGAAGCCGTTAAGGCTGCCGAGAAGGCCTTGCATGACCGTGGTGCAGAATTCGATTACGGTTCTGCTGCTGCACGTCTGGCCGAGGCTACAGCTCAGCTGCGCACCGTCCAGCAGATCCGCAAGAAGTTCGGCCACTAA